The Amycolatopsis tolypomycina region CTTGTTCTCCTGCCGGTCCAACTCGGACTTCCGCGACGCGGCGACGCGGTACTCCTTGATGGCGTCGGCGGGCGTCGCGGCACCGCCGGTCCACCGCTCGTCCACCTCCGAAGGCCAGGCCGCAGTGACCAGCTTGTCGACCAGCGGGTGCTCCGGCGCCAGCACCATGTACGTGGCGCCGAACAGGGTGTCCGGCCGGGTCGTGAAGACCTCGATGCCGGCTTCGCCGGACTTGAACGTGACGCGGGCGCCGTGCGAGCGGCCGATCCAGTTCCGCTGCATGGACTTGACCTTCTCCGGCCAGTCCAGCAGGTCCAGGTCGTCGACCAGGCGATCGGCGTACGCGGTGATCCGCATCATCCACTGCCGCAGGTTGCGGCGGAAGACGGGGAAGTTGCCGCGCTCGCTGCGGCCGTCGGCGGTGACCTCTTCGTTCGACAGCACGGTGCCCAGGCCCGGGCACCAGTTGACCGGCGCTTCGGAGATGTACACCAGCCGGTGGTCGTCGATCACCTTCTTCCGCTCCGGCGCGCTCAGCGCCGCCCAGTCACGGCCGTCCGGCGTCGGCCGCGAGCCGTCCGCGAACGCGGCTTCCAGCTCGGCGATCGGCCGGGCCTTGCCCGCCTCGGTGTCGTACCAGGAGTTGAAGATCTGCAGGAAGATCCACTGGGTCCAGCGGTAGTACTCGGGGTCGATCGTGGAGATGCGGCGACGCTCGTCGTGGCCCAGGCCCAGGCGCCGGATCTGGCGCAGGTAGGTCCGGATGTTCTCCTCGGTCGTCTTGCGCGGGTGCTGCCCGGTCTGCACCGCGTACTGCTCGGCCGGCAGGCCGAACGCGTCGAAGCCCATCGTGTGCAGCACGTTGCGCCCGATCATCCGGTGGTACCGGGCGAAGACGTCGGTGCTGATGAAGCCCAGCGGGTGCCCGACGTGCAGGCCGGAGCCCGACGGGTACGGGAACATGTCCTGGACGAACAGCTTGTCGCTGGGCACCGGCTGCCCCTCGACGGCGAGCGGCCCGACGGGGTTGGGCGCGTGGAAGGTGCCCTGGTCGGCCCAGTGGTCCTGCCAGCGCTGCTCGATCTGACCCGCCAGCGCGGCCGTGTAGCGGTGCGCCGGGACGTCGGTCCCTGTCGCCTCAGTCATGCCGTCATCCTTCGTCGCAGCTCCAGAAACAACTCGACCCCTCAGCCACCAGGGCATGAGGGGTCGCCGCGCCGGCCGGGCCGGGCCCGGTCAGCGCGGCAGGCTAAGGAGCAGCCGAGCCGTGTTCATACGTTCATCTTAACTTGCTGGTCAAAGCCGTTCCGAGGGGACCGCCAGTGCGACGAACTGGGTGACCTGCGTCGCGGAGAAGTTGTTGTCGCTGACCAGGATCAAGCTGCGCTCGCCGTTCGGCAGCTTCGGCCCCCACGTCATGCCCTCCAGGTTGTCCACAGTGGACAAGCCGAGGTCGGCCGCGTCGAAGAGGAACCGCTTCTTCACCGGCTTGACGTGCTTCGCGCCGGCCAGCGACGGCACGTCCAGGACGTTCGTCGCGCCGCTCGTGTCGATCTCGTAGACGCGCACCTTGTTGCCGACGCCGGTGCTGAACGAGCGCTCCATCATGAGGAACTTCGTCGGGTCGGCCTGGTCGACGGCCAGCATCGAGGAGACGCCGGTGGTGGCGAACGCCGTCGACGGCACCGGCGCGGCGAACAGCGGCTCCTGCGGGTACGCGTACTGGGCCAGGACCGGCCCGAACCGCGACTGCAGGGTGATCCGCGACAGCGCGCCGCTGGTCGTGGTCGGCTCGGGGCCGTCCTGCAGCAGCGGGCCCTCGACCTCGCTGGCCAGCAGCGAGCCGTACCCGGTGAACGTGATGCCCTCGAGCACCAGGTTCTGCCGCGGGCCGGCCGTCGGCGTCATCTTCTCGTTCGCGGGAATCGGCAGGTCACGGACGTATTTGCCGTCACGGCGGGCCTCGCGGATCGACGGGTCGATCAAGGTCGTCGCCGTGCGCTCGCCCTCCTGCGACCAGTAGTAGTCGCCGGTCCACGGGTCGACGCGCAGCTCTTCGGGGTCGATCGTCTGCTCGTTCTGCGGCTTCGACGGGTCGTTGAGCGCGAGCGGCGGGTACGGCGTGCCGTCGGGACGCAGCAGCGGCTTCGTGCCGGTGAGGGTGACCGGGCCGACGCCGTCCTTCGTCACCGGGAAGGTCGCGGTGTAGAAGCGGGCGGGGTTGATCGCCGACCGGTCGTCGCAGATCAGGGCGTAGCCGCCGGTCCGCGGGTCGTAGTCGATGCTGGACAGGCCGCCGACCGTCGTGCCCTGGAACTGCAGGGCGTTCGGGACGATCTTCTCGCCGAGCAGCCGGATGGGCCGCTGGTGACTCTCGGTCGCCTCGGCCGGCGCGGCGGCGAGGATTCCCCCGATCAGGGCCGCAGCCAGGACGGTGGGCAGTACACGCGGTGACATGGCCTGTAGCACAGTCGATCAGGGTATCCGGCAGGTTGCCGGGACGTCACGCTTATCCTTGACCTCGTGTTCGCTATCGCGCTGGTTCCGGTCGTGCTGGGTCTGCTTGTCGGCTTTGGTGGGTTTCTCGGGTTCCGCGAGCGTTTGACGCGCGAAGGCGGCACCGGGGTGCGCACGGAAGCGGCACTGCGCAGCGAAGAAGCGTTCAAGCTGGCCAACCGCGTCGCGGGCCTGCCGACCATGGCCGGGGGCGCGATCGCCGTGCTCACCGGGCTGGCCGGGCTGGCCATGCCGACCACCGGCGGTCTCGTCTCGGCCGCGCTCGCCGGCGTGCTCGCGATGCTGGTGCTGGTGATGGGCGGTGGCGTGCTCGGCAACCGGGCCGCGCTGACCGTGCCCGCGCCGGCTCCGGCCGCGCCCGCCGGCTGCAGTGGCTGCGCGTGCGGCGCCGGCGGCTGCGGCGTCTTCAAGAAGGACGAAGCCTAATTCCGCTGGAGGTCGCCCGGATGGGTGGCCAGCAGGGCGAGCGGGATGCCCTGACGGCGTAACACCTGGCTCCACAGGTCGCCGTCCGGCGAGGCCAGGATGTCGCTCGGCAGGGCGGGCACGATGACCCAGTCGTCGCGCTCGATCTCGCCCGCCAGCTGCCCGGAGTCCCAGCCCGCGTACCCGGCGAACACGCGCACGCCGCGGACCTTCGGCACCAGCACCTCGGGGTCGGTGTCCAGGTCGACCAGCGCGACCGGGCCGCGGACCGCGATCACGCCCGGCACGCTCGCCGCCGTCTCGCCGGTGCGCAGCGCGGCCAGGCACAACGCCGTCTTCTTCTCGACCGGCCCGCCGACGAACACCGCCTGCGGCTCGGCGACGTGCCCACCCCAGTTCGGCAGCACGTCGTTCACGGCGACGTCACTCGGCCGGTTCAGGACCACGCCCAGCGTGCCCTCCTCGCGGTGGTCGATGACGAACACCACGGTCCGGCGGAAGTTGGGGTCGACCATCGTGGGGGCGGCGACCAGGAGCGTTCCCGGTTCAACCTCGGCGTCCGCTGGCACGCCACCCATGATCCCACCCCAGACCCGGCTCGGGAACAATCGCCCCACGAGCCTCGTTTGAAACATGTGGCCGGCGCACTCCGTGTCCCCCGGGCTCACTGAAGAACCGCCTTTGTGGAATACCGTCCGGCTGGAGCCACACTGCGCATAGCCGCCGAGAGGCGACCTTAGTGCGTCGGCCACCCAGATCTCTTGACCTGTGTCCTACGACGGGGCCTTAACCTTGACTCCGTGACGATCAGCGCCCAGACGGCAACAGAACGAAGAGGGCCTCGGGAGCTGCTCAAGGACCCGGACTTCCGGCGTCTCCTCTTCACCCGCTTCGCCGCCAGCTGGGGCGACGGCGTCTTCCGCGCCGGTCTCGCCGGAGCCGTGCTCTTCAACCCCGAGCGCGGCGCCGACCCGCTGGCCATCGCCGGTGGGTTCGCCGCGCTGCTGCTGCCGTACTCGCTCGTGGGACCGTTCGCCGGCGCGCTGCTGGACCGCTGGGACCGCCGTCGCGTGCTGATCGTCGCGAACCTCCTGCGCGGGCTGGCGATCGCCTGCGCGGCGACCGCCGTCGGCTTCGGGTTCGGCGGCGTCGGCCTGTTTTCGCTGGCCCTGGCCGCGGAGGGCATCTCGCGCTTCATCGGATCCGGGCTTTCGGCGTCGCTTCCGCACGTCGTCGAAGAAGAGAGCGTCGTGACGGCGAACGCCTTCGCCACGACGCTCGGCTCGGTGGTCGCGGTCATCGGCGGCGGCTGCGCGATCGGGCTGCGGGCGCTGTTCGGCAGCAACGACATCGGCTCGGCCGAGACCACGGCGTTCGCGGTGCTCGGCACGCTCGTCTCGGCGTTCATCGCCCGCGGCTTCGCCAAGGGCGTGCTCGGGCCGACGGTGGTCGACGAGCCGCCGAACCCGGTGCTGGCCGTCGCGCGCGGGCTGGCCGACGGCGCGAAGCACGCGTGGCGCGCCCCGAGCGTCACGGCCGGGTTCGTCGCGCTGTTC contains the following coding sequences:
- a CDS encoding esterase-like activity of phytase family protein; amino-acid sequence: MSPRVLPTVLAAALIGGILAAAPAEATESHQRPIRLLGEKIVPNALQFQGTTVGGLSSIDYDPRTGGYALICDDRSAINPARFYTATFPVTKDGVGPVTLTGTKPLLRPDGTPYPPLALNDPSKPQNEQTIDPEELRVDPWTGDYYWSQEGERTATTLIDPSIREARRDGKYVRDLPIPANEKMTPTAGPRQNLVLEGITFTGYGSLLASEVEGPLLQDGPEPTTTSGALSRITLQSRFGPVLAQYAYPQEPLFAAPVPSTAFATTGVSSMLAVDQADPTKFLMMERSFSTGVGNKVRVYEIDTSGATNVLDVPSLAGAKHVKPVKKRFLFDAADLGLSTVDNLEGMTWGPKLPNGERSLILVSDNNFSATQVTQFVALAVPSERL
- a CDS encoding SdpI family protein, with product MFAIALVPVVLGLLVGFGGFLGFRERLTREGGTGVRTEAALRSEEAFKLANRVAGLPTMAGGAIAVLTGLAGLAMPTTGGLVSAALAGVLAMLVLVMGGGVLGNRAALTVPAPAPAAPAGCSGCACGAGGCGVFKKDEA
- a CDS encoding YqgE/AlgH family protein, coding for MGGVPADAEVEPGTLLVAAPTMVDPNFRRTVVFVIDHREEGTLGVVLNRPSDVAVNDVLPNWGGHVAEPQAVFVGGPVEKKTALCLAALRTGETAASVPGVIAVRGPVALVDLDTDPEVLVPKVRGVRVFAGYAGWDSGQLAGEIERDDWVIVPALPSDILASPDGDLWSQVLRRQGIPLALLATHPGDLQRN
- a CDS encoding MFS transporter; this encodes MTISAQTATERRGPRELLKDPDFRRLLFTRFAASWGDGVFRAGLAGAVLFNPERGADPLAIAGGFAALLLPYSLVGPFAGALLDRWDRRRVLIVANLLRGLAIACAATAVGFGFGGVGLFSLALAAEGISRFIGSGLSASLPHVVEEESVVTANAFATTLGSVVAVIGGGCAIGLRALFGSNDIGSAETTAFAVLGTLVSAFIARGFAKGVLGPTVVDEPPNPVLAVARGLADGAKHAWRAPSVTAGFVALFAHRASFGVSLLVTVLLMRNYFTDHGIFRAGLPGLGQIAALAGAGLLLAGLLTARLIRRFGRLRAVLGSLLIAAIAQSALGLPMLLPLALLASFLISGAGQVLKLCVDSSIQLDVADEARGRVFALYDTLFNITQVAAVSLGALVVPDDGRSPALLIAATACYLVGGAGYVLARRRTIR